GGCAAAGGACAAAGgtattgaagatgaaggtgtcCTTGATCTTCTCTTCTACACCAATGATGGCAATTCCCTGAAACTGCAGAATCAACAAGATTGTTACCTGATATATGGCTAGAGCAATGAGGTTCCTCCACATGACCTTGGTTATAAGTGGTTCGGTTCTACCAACCGGCGGCTTCTTCAAGAGCTCCTTGGTAGGATACTCTGTGGCCAGGGCCAAAGTTCCCAATGTGTCCCTGAGAAGATTCACCCACAATAGCTGGACTGCTGTTAATGGGACAACTTCAGAGGAAACTGCAGCAACAAAGTTGATCACAAGGGCAACAACATTCATTGTGAGCTGAAACTGGATAAACTTTTGAATGTTGCTGTAGATACACCTACCCTGCTTCATAACTGTGACTACTGAGTTGAAGTTATCATCCAAGATGACAATGTCTGAGCTCTCATTTGGCACTTCTGTGCTTTGAATTCCCATAAAAAATCCAATGTCTGCTGCTTTTAGTGCTGGTGCATCATTAGTGCCATTACCAGTGACTGCAACAATATGACCTTTCTCTTTTAGGCACTGAACCATCAGTAGTTTGTCATTGGGGGAAGATCTTGCCATGACCCGGATCGTATCAACCTTCTGCTTCCTCTCTTCTGGAGTGTAGGTTCGGAAGTCTGCACCTTCCACCACTGCTCCATTGTTCAAGTCTTCATCAGCTTCAAGTATTCCACATTTAATGGCTATAGCTATTGCAGTGAAAAAATTGTCACCAGTGATCATTTTGATGTTAACACCAGCCTCTCTACAAACTTTCACTGCCTCACTTACCTCAGGCCGACATGGATCCTTCAAACCCACTAGGCCCAACAAGATCAGtccatcttcttcaagcttgTAAGTggcatcttcattttcttctactTCTGGGACCGTTTTGGAGGCAAAAGCAATGCATCGAAGGCCCTTAGCTGCCATACCTTTAATAATTTGCTCAAATTTCATCCTTTCACCTTCATTCATGGGTTTTGCAGTCCCTGTTCTGCTAAAGTAGCTTGAACAGAGAGCTAATATAATCTCAGCAGCTCCCTTCCAGTGCACGCAAATCATCTTCTCACGGTTATTTCTCATCAAAACTCCACTTCGCTTCTTCTCTGAATTGAAGGCCTCAACGTGGAGTACTGTACATCTCTGCTTCACTTCATCTACATCCGTACCCAAATCCAACACAGCCCACGAGAGAATGGCTTTCTCAGTTGGGCTATCAGAAAAGTCAGGCACTGTACCCGAGTAAGACCTATAAACAGCACCAGTAGTGTTCAGAGTGACCCCCTCTCGCAGAAACTGAAGGACATTGGGTGCTATTACCTTGGAAGCATCTTCAGTAACTACTTCACCTACCCAAAACTCACTCACCTCCATCTTGTTCAATGTGAGGGTACCAGTTTTATCAGTACAGATGGTAGTGACTGAACCCATAGCCTCACAAGCCGACAGTTTGCGAACCAGAGCACGATCAGCCATAATTCTCTTCACAGAGTAAGCGAGAGTGAAAGTGAGAGCCAACGGCAAACCTTCAGGAATGGCCACCATTACAATTGTGTCAGCAGCAGAGACAATACCCACCAGAGCATTCACCACAACATCAAATTTGGTCCTTCCACTGAACTCGCGGTACCCCTTTTGGTTATGTATGTTCCCACTGATGTAACGGACCAGCTTCACAACCAGAACAATGAAAGCCATAATCAAAGTAGTCTTCTCTATATAGGAATTAAGATTATCAAGGCGAACTTGTAATGGGGTCTGCTCCTCTCTGTCACGGCTTATTGAACCCATCATCTCTCCCCAAGCTGTGTTAATGCCGACAGAAGTGACAAGCATTCTGCCATACCCATCAGCCACTTTGGCTCCAGAAATCATGAAAGGGTTTTGGTCACTATTGATGACCACATGGTCGCTCTCCCCTGTCATTCGCGACTCGTCCACTGTCAAGGATTGGCCATCTAAGAACAACCCGTCTGCCGGAATCTGATCACCGATCTTCAAAACCACAATGTCTCCGACGATGATTTCAAAGTTGGAGACCTGTTGCCGCCGTCCGTCTCTGATTACATCAACTCTCATGTCGTTGCTTTCGTGTGAGAGCTTTTCAAACAGTTTCGATTGCTTGAAGTTAATAATTGcagaaaccaaaataaaaagaaagacgGCAAGAGATATGCTGCCACCATCAAACCACCCATCTTTAAGCCCATGTTCTTTGATGCCAAACCCAAGAGAGAGAGCAACACGTACGAGAAGAATGAGAATTGTGGTGTCCTTAACGACTTCAAAGACGAAATGGAAGAACCCTTTCGCAGGTGGCTTTCGATAAGTATTAGAACCAAATTTATTGCATCGGCGAGTAACATCTTCAGTGCTACCATGGATTCCATCCTTGAAATCAACTTGGAGGGCAGCAGCAACTCCTTCAACACCTCCAAACTGATCAAGAAGTTCTAAAAGGTTCTTATCCTTTACGACGGCAATTAGGCTTTGGTGATCAAAATTGGAGAAAGGTGTGGAATCGGCTGTGTAGTCATGTTCATTAATGTCAAGAGCACTGTAAGAAGGGGAATGTGGGAGATGGGTGAGTATCTGATTCTTCCTGTAGctaagaagagagaggagggc
The sequence above is a segment of the Telopea speciosissima isolate NSW1024214 ecotype Mountain lineage chromosome 7, Tspe_v1, whole genome shotgun sequence genome. Coding sequences within it:
- the LOC122668379 gene encoding calcium-transporting ATPase 12, plasma membrane-type-like gives rise to the protein MVLPDSSAVEDPNWSGSASHYDFAANFFLEVATLTKPQQRWRLVFKTIYSTRALLSLLINRKNQILTHLSHSPSYSALDINEHDYTADSTPFSNFDHQSLIAVVKDKNLLELLDQFGGVEGVAAALQVDFKDGIHGSTEDVTRRCNKFGSNTYRKPPAKGFFHFVFEVVKDTTILILLVRVALSLGFGIKEHGLKDGWFDGGSISLAVFLFILVSAIINFKQSKLFEKLSHESNDMRVDVIRDGRRQQVSNFEIIVGDIVVLKIGDQIPADGLFLDGQSLTVDESRMTGESDHVVINSDQNPFMISGAKVADGYGRMLVTSVGINTAWGEMMGSISRDREEQTPLQVRLDNLNSYIEKTTLIMAFIVLVVKLVRYISGNIHNQKGYREFSGRTKFDVVVNALVGIVSAADTIVMVAIPEGLPLALTFTLAYSVKRIMADRALVRKLSACEAMGSVTTICTDKTGTLTLNKMEVSEFWVGEVVTEDASKVIAPNVLQFLREGVTLNTTGAVYRSYSGTVPDFSDSPTEKAILSWAVLDLGTDVDEVKQRCTVLHVEAFNSEKKRSGVLMRNNREKMICVHWKGAAEIILALCSSYFSRTGTAKPMNEGERMKFEQIIKGMAAKGLRCIAFASKTVPEVEENEDATYKLEEDGLILLGLVGLKDPCRPEVSEAVKVCREAGVNIKMITGDNFFTAIAIAIKCGILEADEDLNNGAVVEGADFRTYTPEERKQKVDTIRVMARSSPNDKLLMVQCLKEKGHIVAVTGNGTNDAPALKAADIGFFMGIQSTEVPNESSDIVILDDNFNSVVTVMKQGRCIYSNIQKFIQFQLTMNVVALVINFVAAVSSEVVPLTAVQLLWVNLLRDTLGTLALATEYPTKELLKKPPVGRTEPLITKVMWRNLIALAIYQVTILLILQFQGIAIIGVEEKIKDTFIFNTFVLCQVFNQFNARKLEKNIFEGIHKNRMFLGIVGMTLVLQVVMVEFKKKYANKERLNWAQWVASIGIASLSWPIGWVVKWVPISD